The Trinickia acidisoli genome includes a window with the following:
- the lysA gene encoding diaminopimelate decarboxylase, with product MSHSAFAYVDGVLHAEGVSTVTLAERFGTPLFVYSRAALTDAYQAYAQACAGHRACVHVSVKANSNLAVLNVLARLGAGFDIVSGGELARVLAAGGQAKDIVFSGVGKRVDEMREALEAGVKCFNVESIPELDRLNAVASELGKKAPISLRVNPDVDPKTHPYISTGLKANKFGVAFAEARSAYRAAAALEHLEVVGIDCHIGSQITEIAPYLDALDKVLDLVAEIEADGARIRHIDVGGGLGITYANETPPDTGLFVRTLLERIEARGHGHREVFFEPGRSIMGNAGILLTRVEFLKPGAEKNFVIVDAAMNDLARPAMYQAYHAIEPVVPRGDAAHVYDVVGPVCESGDWLGRDRTLAVEPGDLLAIRSAGAYSFAMSSNYNTRPRAAEVMVDRTDFHVARARETIPELFAGESILPA from the coding sequence ATGTCTCACTCCGCCTTCGCCTATGTCGACGGCGTGCTGCACGCCGAAGGCGTCAGCACCGTCACGCTCGCCGAACGCTTCGGCACGCCGCTCTTCGTCTACTCGCGCGCGGCGCTGACCGACGCATATCAAGCCTACGCGCAAGCCTGTGCGGGGCACCGAGCATGCGTGCACGTCTCAGTCAAAGCCAACAGCAACCTCGCCGTGCTCAACGTGCTCGCGCGCTTGGGCGCAGGCTTCGACATCGTCTCGGGCGGCGAGCTAGCCCGCGTGCTGGCCGCAGGCGGCCAAGCGAAGGACATCGTGTTCTCGGGCGTCGGCAAGCGCGTCGACGAGATGCGCGAAGCGCTCGAAGCCGGCGTGAAATGCTTCAACGTCGAATCGATCCCCGAGCTCGATCGACTGAACGCGGTAGCGAGCGAGCTCGGCAAGAAGGCGCCGATCTCACTGCGCGTCAATCCCGACGTCGATCCGAAAACTCACCCGTACATTTCCACGGGGCTCAAGGCGAACAAGTTCGGCGTGGCTTTCGCTGAAGCACGCTCGGCCTATCGCGCGGCGGCGGCGCTCGAGCATCTCGAAGTCGTCGGCATCGACTGCCATATCGGCTCACAGATCACCGAGATCGCGCCCTACCTCGACGCGCTCGACAAGGTGCTCGACTTGGTGGCGGAAATCGAAGCCGACGGCGCGCGGATTCGCCACATCGACGTCGGCGGCGGCCTCGGCATCACGTATGCGAACGAAACGCCGCCCGATACGGGCCTATTCGTGCGCACGCTGCTCGAGCGCATCGAAGCGCGCGGCCACGGCCATCGCGAGGTGTTCTTCGAGCCGGGCCGCTCGATCATGGGCAACGCCGGCATCTTGCTCACACGCGTTGAATTCCTGAAGCCCGGCGCCGAGAAGAATTTCGTGATCGTCGACGCGGCGATGAACGATCTCGCACGGCCGGCGATGTATCAGGCCTATCACGCGATCGAGCCCGTCGTGCCTCGCGGCGATGCGGCGCACGTCTATGACGTCGTCGGTCCCGTTTGCGAAAGCGGAGACTGGCTCGGCCGCGACCGCACGCTTGCTGTCGAACCCGGCGATTTGCTTGCGATTCGCTCCGCGGGGGCCTACTCGTTCGCCATGAGTTCGAACTACAACACGCGGCCGCGCGCGGCAGAAGTGATGGTCGATCGCACCGACTTCCATGTCGCCCGCGCACGCGAGACAATACCCGAGCTGTTTGCGGGCGAATCGATCCTGCCCGCCTAA
- the gspM gene encoding type II secretion system protein GspM — protein MSAISAIDLECPYESAPGIESAPDLSPPRRHTAGPPRRRILIECAAAAIAGTLMAIGWAALASPSDPTAARRLLLERELAQLSSPLAEFARLERAAESARASTAAVTARARPYVELRSLLEVLSSEAHAGVTVTRLQQTREGFELQVAAVDGAACASWVERLARIPGLVSVDLADLKLAAAPTAGQAGGSIAAVVRLRWDASPQTSPSRRAVADDGRASGGDE, from the coding sequence ATGAGCGCGATTTCCGCCATCGATTTGGAGTGCCCGTACGAAAGCGCGCCGGGCATCGAGTCCGCTCCCGATTTGTCGCCGCCTCGGCGGCACACTGCGGGCCCGCCGAGGCGCCGTATCCTGATCGAATGCGCGGCGGCGGCGATCGCCGGGACGCTGATGGCGATCGGATGGGCTGCCCTCGCTTCGCCCAGCGATCCCACAGCCGCCCGACGGCTGTTGCTCGAGCGCGAGTTGGCTCAGCTATCGTCTCCGCTTGCCGAGTTTGCGCGTCTGGAGCGAGCGGCCGAAAGTGCGCGAGCGAGCACGGCTGCAGTAACGGCACGTGCGCGGCCGTATGTCGAATTGCGCTCGCTCCTCGAGGTATTGAGCAGCGAGGCACACGCGGGCGTGACCGTCACCCGTCTACAGCAGACCCGCGAGGGCTTCGAGCTGCAAGTCGCTGCGGTGGACGGCGCCGCTTGTGCGTCTTGGGTGGAGCGCTTGGCGCGCATACCGGGCTTGGTGTCGGTGGACCTAGCCGACCTGAAGTTGGCCGCTGCGCCAACGGCTGGGCAGGCGGGGGGATCGATCGCGGCGGTCGTGCGCTTGCGATGGGATGCTTCGCCGCAGACGTCGCCGTCTCGCCGCGCGG
- the msrQ gene encoding protein-methionine-sulfoxide reductase heme-binding subunit MsrQ, with the protein MSLDTQTLAVGEMRNGRVAASGRAANAVGRRSGPGRWVALAKVGVFVAAWYPLARIVLFGLTDRLGANPIEFVTRSTGLWTLVFLCITLAVTPLRRLTGLNALLRFRRMLGLYAFFYAALHFTTYIWFDKWFDVAEILKDIGKRPFITVGFAAFLLLIPLAATSPRAAARKLGRRWQTLHRAIYAIALLAILHFWWMKAGKHDLFLPKIYGAIVVALLGWRVLVWGREKLRARMHARG; encoded by the coding sequence ATGTCTCTCGATACGCAAACACTGGCCGTCGGCGAGATGCGCAATGGACGTGTCGCGGCGTCCGGGCGCGCGGCGAATGCCGTCGGCCGTCGCAGCGGCCCCGGACGTTGGGTCGCGCTGGCCAAGGTAGGCGTCTTCGTCGCCGCCTGGTACCCGCTCGCGCGCATCGTGCTGTTCGGGCTGACCGATCGCCTCGGTGCGAACCCGATCGAATTCGTCACGCGCTCGACGGGGCTTTGGACGCTCGTGTTTCTTTGCATCACGCTGGCCGTCACGCCGCTGCGCCGGCTGACGGGCTTGAACGCGCTGCTGCGGTTTCGGCGGATGCTCGGGCTCTATGCGTTTTTTTACGCCGCGCTGCACTTCACCACGTACATTTGGTTCGACAAATGGTTCGACGTGGCCGAGATTTTGAAAGACATCGGCAAACGTCCGTTCATCACAGTCGGTTTCGCCGCGTTCCTCTTGTTGATTCCATTAGCGGCGACATCCCCGCGGGCGGCCGCTCGCAAGCTGGGGCGGCGTTGGCAGACGCTTCATCGCGCGATTTATGCGATCGCCTTGCTCGCGATTCTGCATTTCTGGTGGATGAAGGCCGGCAAGCACGATCTTTTCTTGCCGAAGATCTATGGCGCGATCGTCGTTGCGCTGCTCGGCTGGCGCGTGCTCGTGTGGGGACGAGAGAAACTTCGCGCGCGCATGCATGCGCGCGGGTGA
- the cyaY gene encoding iron donor protein CyaY codes for MTDSDYLSRAEAVLSRIEQAADDSDADIELERSGNLLTLEFENGSKIIVNLQPPMQEIWIAAKAGGFHFKFVDGRWLDTRNGREFFESLSDYATQQAGESVTFRA; via the coding sequence ATGACCGATAGCGATTACCTTTCCCGCGCGGAAGCCGTGCTCTCGCGTATCGAACAAGCCGCCGACGATAGCGACGCCGACATCGAGCTCGAGCGTAGCGGTAACCTGTTGACGCTCGAATTCGAAAACGGCTCGAAAATTATCGTCAACCTGCAGCCGCCGATGCAGGAAATCTGGATCGCCGCAAAGGCCGGTGGCTTTCACTTCAAGTTCGTCGATGGCCGGTGGCTCGACACGCGCAACGGCCGCGAATTCTTCGAATCCCTTTCCGATTACGCCACGCAACAGGCCGGCGAGAGCGTCACGTTCCGCGCTTGA
- the lptM gene encoding LPS translocon maturation chaperone LptM, with protein MRVVFRMSAIVAALAVATSAALTGCGQRGVLYLPKVPPLPEKPALRTEPPASSAAAGSSAAPDSSSTAAQAPVTLAPADSLGATPNANRAAPAAGAASSPAPNQ; from the coding sequence ATGCGAGTCGTTTTCAGGATGAGCGCGATTGTAGCGGCTTTGGCCGTTGCGACAAGCGCGGCGCTGACCGGCTGCGGTCAACGCGGGGTACTTTATCTGCCTAAGGTCCCGCCGCTGCCTGAAAAACCCGCCCTTCGCACGGAGCCCCCGGCGTCGAGCGCGGCCGCTGGGTCGTCGGCGGCGCCTGACTCGTCGAGCACCGCTGCGCAAGCGCCGGTCACGCTGGCGCCCGCCGATTCGCTTGGCGCCACGCCGAACGCCAACCGGGCGGCACCCGCGGCCGGTGCCGCCTCGAGCCCCGCTCCCAATCAATAA
- the msrP gene encoding protein-methionine-sulfoxide reductase catalytic subunit MsrP, whose translation MWIKREQRILLTGEDIAPGEITPRVVFENRRRVLQAAGAAGLAAAGGAFGLSRAAFGAYASPNPKAQKLAAVTNAKFVVPDKLTSYQDVTTYNNFYEFGTGKSDPSENAGTLRPRPWRVSVEGEIKNPKVYDIDELLKLAPLEERVYRHRCVEGWSMVIPWIGYPLAELIKRVQPTGNAKFVQFITLADPSQMPGIADPILDWPYSEGLRMDEAMNPLALLTVGVYGQVLPNQNGAPIRMVVPWKYGFKSAKSLVKIRFVEKQPPTSWNTYASNEYGFYSNVNPNVDHPRWSQATERRIGEDGFFKPKRKTLMFNGYGSLVASMYQGMDLRKNF comes from the coding sequence GTGTGGATCAAGCGAGAGCAGCGCATCTTACTGACCGGTGAAGACATCGCCCCCGGCGAAATCACGCCGCGCGTGGTGTTCGAGAACCGGCGGCGCGTGTTGCAAGCGGCGGGCGCGGCAGGGCTGGCCGCCGCCGGCGGTGCGTTCGGGCTCAGTCGCGCGGCTTTCGGCGCTTATGCGTCGCCGAACCCCAAAGCGCAGAAGCTCGCGGCCGTGACCAATGCGAAATTCGTCGTCCCCGACAAGCTCACGTCGTACCAGGACGTCACGACCTACAACAATTTCTACGAGTTCGGCACGGGCAAGAGCGATCCTTCGGAAAACGCGGGCACGTTGCGGCCGCGGCCGTGGCGAGTCAGCGTGGAAGGGGAGATCAAGAACCCGAAGGTGTACGACATCGACGAGCTGCTCAAGCTCGCGCCGCTCGAAGAGCGCGTGTATCGGCACCGTTGCGTCGAAGGCTGGTCGATGGTCATTCCGTGGATCGGGTATCCGCTCGCCGAACTCATCAAGCGCGTTCAGCCTACCGGCAATGCGAAGTTCGTGCAGTTCATCACGCTGGCCGATCCGTCACAGATGCCGGGCATCGCCGACCCGATTCTCGATTGGCCATACTCCGAGGGGCTGCGTATGGATGAAGCGATGAACCCGCTTGCGTTGCTGACGGTCGGCGTCTATGGGCAAGTGCTGCCCAATCAGAACGGCGCGCCGATTCGCATGGTCGTGCCCTGGAAGTACGGGTTCAAGAGCGCGAAGTCGCTCGTCAAGATTCGCTTCGTCGAGAAGCAGCCGCCAACGAGTTGGAACACGTATGCGTCGAACGAATATGGGTTCTATTCGAACGTGAACCCGAACGTCGACCACCCGCGGTGGAGCCAAGCCACCGAGCGCCGGATCGGCGAGGACGGATTCTTCAAGCCGAAGCGTAAAACCCTGATGTTCAACGGGTACGGCAGTCTCGTCGCGTCGATGTACCAAGGCATGGATTTGCGCAAAAACTTCTGA